The Acidobacteriota bacterium genome includes the window GGCGCGGATGCTGACGAAGTATGATCCGTGGACGAACATGCTGCGCGGCACGGCGGCTGCTTTTGCGGGCGCAGTTGGCGGGGCGGACATCCTGACGGTGCGGGCCTTCAACGAGGCGCTGGGACTGCCCGAAGAGCTGGGCCGCCGGATCGCGCGCAACACGCAGGTCATCGCGATGGAAGAGAGCCAGCTCGGCCGCGTGGCGGACCCGACGGGTGGCGCCTGGTTTACGGAGACACTGGCGGAGGATCTCGCGCAAGCGGCTTGGGCCGAGTTCCAGAAGATCGAAGGCGAAGGCGGCTATGGCGCCTCGCTGGTTTCCGGCGCGTTCCAGGCGCGCGTGGCGGCCGTGCGCGAGGCGCGGGCGAAGGACATTGCGAAGCGCAAGATCCCGGTGACGGGCGTCAGCGAGTATCCGCTGCTCGAAGAGATCGGCGCGCCGGTCGCGGATGTGGCGCCGACAAAGGCGCGCGCTGTGTCGGACGATGCAATCGCGCATTTCGTGAAGAGCGTTCCGGCGCCGGGCGCCGACACGGTTGCCGACGCGCTGAAGCCGGTTCGGCTTGCGGCGGCGTTCGAGGACCTGCGCGATGCGGCAGCCAAGGCGGCGAAGACGCCGTCGGTGTTCCTCGCGACGCTGGGCAGCCTCGCCGAATTCACGCCGCGTGCGGACTTTGCGCGCAACTTCTTCGCGGCCGGCGGGATTGTCTCCAAGGAACCGCCGGTGCCGCCGAAATCGCCAGCTGAGCTGGCGGCAGCGTTCAAGGCGTCGGGTTGCCGGATCGCGGTGCTGTGCGGGAATGACAAAGGCTACGAAGCGGGCGCGGCAGAGGCGGCGGAGGCATTGAAGAAAGCGGGGGCGCAGCGCGTCTGGCTCGCTGGCAAGCACGAAGGCGCCGGCATTGATGCGAACATCTTCATGGGCGCAGATGTGGTACACCTGCTGAAACTTGCGCAGGCCGAGCTCGTATGACGCGGTTAAATCTATCCGGTGTGACTGTAGCCGCAACCATTGTCGCGTCGGTATCTTGTTCCGCGCCGGCAAACGCGGCTCTGAGCAATGCAGATGTTGAAGGGCTGTGGATTTGCAACATGGAGCATGTGGCACGCGACGGCACCCGTCTTATTGTCACTGAACATGATTACTATTCGACCTCTGGCTCCTATGAGTCGATTGGGACGGCTGTTGTCGTGTTCGACGACATCGGCGACCAAATTCGGTGGATGTTCATAGCAACGGGCACATTTGCTGTTGTGGAAGGTGAAATTCTTCACACCATAAAATCGGCGAAGATGTCGGCGCTTCCCGTCGTAGGCTTCACACACATGGTCAACGAAGATGTTGCGGAGATGGTGGAAACTATCGTTGGGCCACTTGGAGGCACCGATTTCGACTACTCGGTACAAGTGCTCCAACATGATCAGCATCAAATGACGACCGAAGCTGAAGAAGGCCACATTCAAAACTGCCATAAATCAATTGAGGGCGCCCAATGACCAAGTTCCCCGATTTCACGAAAGTTGATCTCGACGCCCCCACCGCCAAGGCAGCCAAGCCGAAGCTGGGCGAAGCCTGGGAGACGCCGGAAGGCATCGCGGTGAAGACCGCCTACACGGCCGCTGACCGCGCCGGGCTGGACTTCGTCGATGACTATCCGGGCCTGACGCCGTTCGGCCGCGGCCCCTACCCCACCATGTATACCAACCAGCCCTGGACGATCCGTCAGTATGCGGGCTTTTCGACGGCTGAGGATTCCAACGCGTTCTACCGTCGCAACCTGGCGGCTGGGCAGAAAGGCCTGTCGGTGGCCTTCGACCTCGCGACCCACCGCGGTTATGATTCCGATCACGTGCGCGTCTCGGGTGATGTCGGCATGGCGGGCGTCGCCATCGACTCGATCCTCGACATGCGCACGCTGTTCTCGGGCATTCCGCTCGACCAGATGTCGGTGTCGATGACGATGAACGGCGCCGTGCTGCCGATCCTCGCGCTCTATATTGTGGCGGCTGAGGAACAGGGCGTGCCGCCGGAGAAGCTTGCCGGAACGATTCAGAACGACATTCTGAAAGAGTTCATGGTGCGCAACACCTATATCTATCCGCCGAAACCCAGCATGCGGATCATTTCGGATATCTTCGCCTACACGTCGCAGAAGATGCCGAAGTTCAACTCGATCTCGATTTCCGGCTATCACATGCAGGAAGCGGGCGCGACGGCAGACCTTGAGCTCGCCTACACGCTGGCGGACGGTATCGAGTATATCCGCGCGGGTGTTGCCGCCGGGCTCGATGTCGACGCGTTTGCCCCGCGCCTGTCCTTCTTCTGGGCGATCGGCATGAACACGTTCATGGAAGTCGCCAAGATGCGCGCCGCGCGCCTGATCTGGGCGAAACTGGTGCAGGAGAACTTCGCGCCAAAGTCGACCAAATCGCTCAGCCTGCGGACACACTCGCAGACTTCGGGCTGGAGCCTCACGGCGCAGGACGTTTACAACAACGTCATCCGCACCTGTCTTGAGGCGATTGCGGCGGCGGGCGGACAGACGCAGTCGCTGCACACCAACAGCTTCGATGAAGCGCTCGCCCTGCCGACGGACTTCTCGGCCCGCATCGCGCGCAACACGCAGATCCTGCTGCAACAGGAAGCGGGCGCCTGCCAGTCGATCGACCTGTTCGGCGGCAGCTATTATGTCGAGCGCCTGACGCACGATCTTGCCGAAAAGGCACTGAAGCACATTGCCGAAGTCGAAGCGATGGGCGGCATGGCGAAAGCCATCGAACAGGGCCTGCCGAAGCTGCGCATTGAGGAAGCCGCCGCGAACACGCAGGCGCGCATCGACAGCGGCACGCAGACCGTGGTGGGCGTCAACAAGTTCCTGCTCGACGAGGACGAAGATGTCCCTGTGCTGAAGGTCGACAATGCGGCCGTGCGCCGGATGCAGCTCGACAAGCTCGCGCGCCTGAAGAAGGAACGCGATGGCGCCGAAGTTGAAGCGAAGCTCAATGCGATTGCGGAAGCGGCGGCGAGCGGGAAAGGCAACCTGCTTGCACTCGCCGTCGATGCGGCGCGCGCCAAGGCGACGGTGGGAGAAATTTCGGAAGCCGTTGAGCGCAGCCAGGGACGGCACAGCGCGGTCATCCGCTCGATCAAGGGTGTCTATGGCGGCGGCGTGAAAGGCAATGACAAGGCCGAGCAGGCCAAGGCGCTGGCGGCCGCCTACGTGAAAGCCAACGGCCGAAAGCCGAAGATCTACATCGCCAAGATGGGTCAGGACGGGCATGACAGGGGCCAGAAGGTCGTTGCTTCAGCACTCATGGACCTTGGCTGGGAAGTCGAGATCGGCCCGCTGTTCCAGACGCCGGAAGAAGCGGCGGCGGACGCGCGCAAGGCAGGCGTGGATATCGTGGCCGCCTCGTCGCTCGCGGCAGGTCACTTGACGCTGGTGCCGGAATTGAAGCGCGCGCTGGGCAACGAAGGCGCAGCGAACGCGCGGATCATTGTCGGCGGGGTGATCCCGCCGCAGGATTTCGACGCGCTGCGCACAGCAGGTGCGGCGGCGATCTTTCCTCCGGGTACGGTCATTGCCGACAGCGCGATCCGCATGCTGGAATTGCTTTCGGGCGACCCGGCACTGACAGCGGCCGAATAAGGAAGATTGCGCATGATCCTTTCCACCACCTCATCCATCGAAGGCCGCAGCATTTCGGCCTACAAGGGCATCGTTTGCGGCGAAGTGATTATCGGCGCGCATATCGGCAAGGACATCCTGGCGAGCTTCACGAACCTCGTGGGCGGGCGGTCCGAGTCGTACGAGAGCACAATTCGCGAGACGCGCGATGATGCGCTGCGCGAGATGGTGGAAGAGGCCGAGAAGCTGGGCGCGAATGCCATCGTCGGGATCAAGTTCGACTATGGCGTGGTCGGACAACAGGGCTCGATGATGATGGTCGCCGTATCCGGCACGGCGGTCGTGCTCGCGTGAGCGCGCTGACCAGCGTTGCACCGTCCGCGGATGAAATGCTCCTGCTGGCCGAGCGCTGCTTTGCCGAGTTGCCCGAATTCATGCGCAAGCCCGCCGGCGACGTGCGGATCCTCGTCGCTGACTATGCCGAAGACTCATTGCTCGACGAGATGGAGATCGACGACCCGCTGGAGCTGACCGGACTCTATACCGGCGTGCCGCTGACCATCGAGAGCATCACGCAACCTTCGTTTGAGCGACCCCTGATCCACCTCTACCGCCTGCCCATCCTGTTCGAATGGGCGCAGCGCGGCGACGTGACGCTCGAGGAGCTGGTCACCCACGTCTTCATCCACGAACTCGGCCACCATTTCGGCTGGTCTGACGAGGAGATGCACATCGCGCTGGACGAGGACGGCGACTGAGCCGCCCTGCCCTTTGCGGCGTCATACGAGGAGGTCACCCGTGCGGCGGGGCGGTTCCTTGTTGGCAGACGACGCCAGCGCGATGCCGAATGTGAGGATGCCGACGCGGCCAGCGAACATCAGCAGGATGATGACGGCCTTGCCGATTTCCGAGAGTCCGCCCGTGAGTCCCATGCTGAGTCCGACGGTGCCGATGGCCGAGAAAGCCTCGAACAACAGCGCTTCGAAATCGGCGCCGGCTTCCGTCAGGCAGAGCACGAAGACGGCGGGGGTCATCAGCATCACGAAATAGGCCGACGAGGCCGCGGCGAGACGGACGCGGTTTTCCGGGATGACGCGTCCGAAGAAGGAGACATCCGGTTGACGGCGAACGGTCGAGCGCACGAGGCCGACCATGGCCGCGAAGGTGGTGATCTTGAGACCCCCGCCGGTGCCCGAAGGCGCCGCGCCGATGGCCATGAAGAAATACAGGATCACGATGGCCGCAGGCGCGAGGGCGCCGATCGGCACCGTATTGAAGCCCACCGTGGTCATGGCGGTCATCGCCTGGAAGAAGGCAGCGAGCAGCCGGTCGGTTGACGGCAAGGCTGCGATGCCGGGATCGGCGAGAAACAGGATGACCGTGCCGATGGCAAGGAAGGCGAAGGTGAGGCGCACGATCACCTGGCTGGTAAAGCTGACCTGCACAGACCGGTTGGTCAGACTGCGCCAGACGTCAAACACGATCAGGAAACCCATCGCGCCGAGCAGCGAGAGGACAGATACCGCAGCGTTGACCGCGAAGTTTCCGCGGAAGTCCTCAAGGCTGTTGGGGTTGAGGCTGAATCCGGCTGTGCAAAAGGCTGAGACTGAGTGGAAGATGGCGCTCCACGGGGCGTCGCGAACGCCGGCGGCGGCAAAAGCGAAATAAAGGGCAACGGCGCCGAGCGCTTCGATGACGAGCGTGAAGATCACGACCGTCCGGATAAAATGCACCGTGATGATGTTTTCGGGCAGCGTGAACGCCGTGCGCGCCAGCCGCTCGCGCAGCGGCGACAGGTGCTTCACCGTTGCCAGCATGATGAATGAGCCGAGCGTCATGTAACCGATGCCGCCCGCCTGGATCAGCATCAGGATGATGACCTGCCCGAACAGGGTATAGGTCGTACCCGGATCAACCGTGACCAGTCCGGTGGTGGACACGGCGGAGACGGCAGTGAACAGG containing:
- a CDS encoding methylmalonyl-CoA mutase, which translates into the protein MADDILPFSSAFPEATEADWLKEVEKALKGKGVETLTRKTADGIGIKALYRESDFGGASDPLGAPGAAPYLRGKTAAPDKWLPWDIRQAFAHPSPSETHAEILRDLERGVSSIELRVDGTGADGVQICTLDDFKTALFGIDASIATIALDSVGGMGARTAALLGQWAEDQGDAKKLKLDFNMNPLGALAKTGKLGGGLDAAVAKAGALGAALAAKFPAANLFRMDGALVHEAGGSEAQELAALVASAIDTLRRLDGVMDAKTAAGRMTFAVALDANYGMGIAKLRAARRLWARCLEALGLPAAPMVLQGISSARMLTKYDPWTNMLRGTAAAFAGAVGGADILTVRAFNEALGLPEELGRRIARNTQVIAMEESQLGRVADPTGGAWFTETLAEDLAQAAWAEFQKIEGEGGYGASLVSGAFQARVAAVREARAKDIAKRKIPVTGVSEYPLLEEIGAPVADVAPTKARAVSDDAIAHFVKSVPAPGADTVADALKPVRLAAAFEDLRDAAAKAAKTPSVFLATLGSLAEFTPRADFARNFFAAGGIVSKEPPVPPKSPAELAAAFKASGCRIAVLCGNDKGYEAGAAEAAEALKKAGAQRVWLAGKHEGAGIDANIFMGADVVHLLKLAQAELV
- the scpA gene encoding methylmalonyl-CoA mutase produces the protein MTKFPDFTKVDLDAPTAKAAKPKLGEAWETPEGIAVKTAYTAADRAGLDFVDDYPGLTPFGRGPYPTMYTNQPWTIRQYAGFSTAEDSNAFYRRNLAAGQKGLSVAFDLATHRGYDSDHVRVSGDVGMAGVAIDSILDMRTLFSGIPLDQMSVSMTMNGAVLPILALYIVAAEEQGVPPEKLAGTIQNDILKEFMVRNTYIYPPKPSMRIISDIFAYTSQKMPKFNSISISGYHMQEAGATADLELAYTLADGIEYIRAGVAAGLDVDAFAPRLSFFWAIGMNTFMEVAKMRAARLIWAKLVQENFAPKSTKSLSLRTHSQTSGWSLTAQDVYNNVIRTCLEAIAAAGGQTQSLHTNSFDEALALPTDFSARIARNTQILLQQEAGACQSIDLFGGSYYVERLTHDLAEKALKHIAEVEAMGGMAKAIEQGLPKLRIEEAAANTQARIDSGTQTVVGVNKFLLDEDEDVPVLKVDNAAVRRMQLDKLARLKKERDGAEVEAKLNAIAEAAASGKGNLLALAVDAARAKATVGEISEAVERSQGRHSAVIRSIKGVYGGGVKGNDKAEQAKALAAAYVKANGRKPKIYIAKMGQDGHDRGQKVVASALMDLGWEVEIGPLFQTPEEAAADARKAGVDIVAASSLAAGHLTLVPELKRALGNEGAANARIIVGGVIPPQDFDALRTAGAAAIFPPGTVIADSAIRMLELLSGDPALTAAE
- a CDS encoding YbjQ family protein, with translation MILSTTSSIEGRSISAYKGIVCGEVIIGAHIGKDILASFTNLVGGRSESYESTIRETRDDALREMVEEAEKLGANAIVGIKFDYGVVGQQGSMMMVAVSGTAVVLA
- a CDS encoding metallopeptidase family protein; protein product: MLLLAERCFAELPEFMRKPAGDVRILVADYAEDSLLDEMEIDDPLELTGLYTGVPLTIESITQPSFERPLIHLYRLPILFEWAQRGDVTLEELVTHVFIHELGHHFGWSDEEMHIALDEDGD
- a CDS encoding potassium transporter KtrB, coding for MRPQRMIGAARKSLAVVSLHTHRLMRRVHPTKLILAGYGLYMFLGWCMLCLPIARNVPVTPLDNLFTAVSAVSTTGLVTVDPGTTYTLFGQVIILMLIQAGGIGYMTLGSFIMLATVKHLSPLRERLARTAFTLPENIITVHFIRTVVIFTLVIEALGAVALYFAFAAAGVRDAPWSAIFHSVSAFCTAGFSLNPNSLEDFRGNFAVNAAVSVLSLLGAMGFLIVFDVWRSLTNRSVQVSFTSQVIVRLTFAFLAIGTVILFLADPGIAALPSTDRLLAAFFQAMTAMTTVGFNTVPIGALAPAAIVILYFFMAIGAAPSGTGGGLKITTFAAMVGLVRSTVRRQPDVSFFGRVIPENRVRLAAASSAYFVMLMTPAVFVLCLTEAGADFEALLFEAFSAIGTVGLSMGLTGGLSEIGKAVIILLMFAGRVGILTFGIALASSANKEPPRRTGDLLV